A portion of the Motacilla alba alba isolate MOTALB_02 chromosome 19, Motacilla_alba_V1.0_pri, whole genome shotgun sequence genome contains these proteins:
- the LIG3 gene encoding DNA ligase 3 isoform X3 has protein sequence MPAGGRTLSHAARALGRGTALLCLRPQLPLPRPFRRSAAASPGCRCRLLFQPVPVPSPQPRGAAGAGPLCLPVGGWLRSACAAAGDMAEQRYCVDYAKRGTAGCKKCKEKIVKGMVRIGKIVPNPFTESGGDMKEWYHVKCIFEKLDKARATTKKIEDITDLEGWEELQDEEKETINKYISEANSKTGGTPKKKVIVQAKLTATGQLTTKDPPKKFSGFSAKPKNSEDAAANCAQKLSLSAARCDPQHKDCLLREFRKLCAMVAEKPSYNVKTQIIQDFLRKGSAGDGFHGDVYLTIKMLLPGVIKIVYNLNDKQIVKLFSRIFNCNQEEMIRDLEQGDVSETIRIFFEQSRTCPPAAKSLLTIQEVDEFLIQLSKLTKEDDQQSVLQQISRRCTGNDLKCIIRLIKHDLKMNAGAKHVLDALDPNAYEAFKASRNLQDVVERVLQNQQEAEKVPGLKKTLSVQASLMTPVQPMLAEACKSIEYAMKKCPNGMYAEIKYDGERVQVHKNGDHFSYFSRSLKPVLPHKVAHFKDFIPQAFPGGQSMILDSEVLLIDNKTGKPLPFGTLGVHKKAAFQDANVCLFVFDCIYFNDVSLMDRPLCERRKFLHDNMVEIPNRILFSEMKHVTKASDLADMITRVIREGLEGLVLKDIKGNYEPGKRHWLKVKKDYLNEGAMADTADLVVLGAFYGQGSKGGMMSIFLMGCYDPKSEKWCTVTKCSGGHDDATLARLQTELDMVKISKDPSKIPRWLKINKIYYPDFIVPDPKKAPVWEITGAEFSRAEAHTADGISIRFPRCTRIRDDKDWQTATNLQQLKELYQLSKEKADFSVAAGEEDESTAGSSGENDGNSRSSTPHSSIKSPPSKSPAKSEKAEDSKGVIGSPQKPEEKRGEKRKASEMEDNGKKPLLDIFTGVKLYLAPSVPDFARIRRYFIAFDGDLVEEFDTASATHAIGDIDDNPGAQRVTPRWIWECIRKRRLVAPC, from the exons ATGCCCGCGGGCGGCCGGACGCTGTCACACGCTGCCCGCGCTCTCGGCAGGGGCACGGCGCTGCTCTGCCTTCGCCCGCAGCTGCCCTTGCCCAGACCGTTCCGCCGCTCTGCCGCAGCGAGCCCCGGGTGCCGGTGCCGGCTGCTGTTCCAGCCTGTCCCCGTGCCatccccgcagccccgcggcgctgccggcgcgGGTCCCCTGTGCCTGCCGGTGGGCGGCTGGCTGCGCTCGGCCTGCGCGGCGGCCGGGGACATGGCGGAGCAGCGGTACTGCGTGGACTATGCCAAGCGAGGCACCGCCGGCTGCAAGAAGTGCAAGGAGAAGATCGTGAAGGGCATGGTGCGCATTGGGAAGATCGTTCCCAATCCTTTCACCGAGTCCGGGGGGGACATGAAGGAGTGGTACCATGTCAAGTGCATCTTTGAGAAGCTGGACAAGGCCCGGGCCACCACAAAGAAAATTGAAGATATCACAGACTTGGAGGgatgggaagagctgcaggatgaggagaaagaaacaatCAACAAGTACATTTCAG AAGCCAATTCCAAGACTGGAGGTACCCCGAAGAAGAAGGTGATAGTGCAGGCAAAACTCACTGCCACAGGACAGCTGACCACAAAAGATCCACCAAAGAAATTCTCTGGATTCTCTG CCAAGCCAAAGAATTCAGAAGATGCTGCTGCGAACTGTGCCCAGAAGCTCAGCCTGTCTGCAGCCAGGTGTGACCCCCAGCACAAGGACTGCCTGCTGCGCGAGTTCCGCAAGCTCTGCGCCATGGTGGCTGAGAAGCCGAGCTACAACGTGAAAACCCAGATCATCCAGGACTTCCTCAGGAAGGGATCTGCAGGAG atgGTTTTCATGGTGATGTATACCTGACCATTAAGATGCTGTTACCGGGTGTCATTAAAATAGTTTACAACTTGAATGATAAGCAGATTGTAAAGCTGTTCAGCAGGATTTTTAACTGCAACCAGGAAGAAATGATCCGGGACCTGGAGCAG GGAGATGTTTCTGAGACCATACGGATCTTCTTCGAGCAGAGCAGGACCTGTCCTCCGGCAGCCAAGAGCCTCCTGACCATCCAGGAGGTCGACGAGTTCCTCATCCAGCTGTCCAAGCTCACCAAGGAGGATGACCAGCAGAGTGTCCTGCAGCAGATCAGTCGCAG GTGTACGGGCAATGACCTGAAGTGCATCATCAGGCTAATTAAGCATGACTTGAAAATGAATGCTGGAGCAAAGCACGT GTTGGATGCTCTGGATCCCAACGCCTACGAGGCGTTCAAGGCCTCGCGGAACCTGCAGGACGTGGTGGAGCGTGTGCTGCAGAAccagcaggaggcagagaaggTGCCGGGGCTCAAGAAGACCCTGAGCGTGCAGGCCTCACTCATGACCCCAGTGCAGCCCATGCTG GCTGAGGCCTGCAAGTCCATCGAGTACGCCATGAAGAAGTGTCCCAACGGGATGTACGCCGAGATCAAGTACGACGGCGAGCGCGTGCAGGTGCACAAGAACGGGGATCACTTCAGCTACTTCAGCAGGAGCCTCAAGCCTGTGCTCCCCCACAAA gtAGCCCATTTCAAGGATTTCATCCCCCAGGCTTTCCCTGGTGGGCAGAGTATGATTCTGGATTCAGAAGTTCTCCTGATTGACAACAAAACTGGCAAGCCACTTCCTTTTGGGACTCTCGGTGTgcacaag aaagctgctttccaggatGCCAACGTTTGCCTCTTCGTGTTTGACTGCATCTACTTCAATGACGTCAGCCTGATGGACAG GCCCCTCTGTGAACGGCGCAAGTTCCTCCACGACAACATGGTGGAGATCCCCAACAGGATCCTGTTCTCAGAGATGAAACATGTCACA AAAGCTTCAGATCTGGCAGACATGATCACCCGGGTCATCCGggaggggctggaagggctggtGCTGAAGGATATAAAG GGTAATTATGAGCCAGGGAAACGCCACTGGCTGAAGGTGAAGAAGGATTATCTCAACGAGGGGGCAATGGCTGACACTGCTGacctggtggtgctgggggcTTTCTATGGACAAGGCAGTAAAG gtggGATGATGTCCATCTTCCTCATGGGCTGCTACGACCCCAAGAGTGAGAAGTGGTGCACGGTGACCAAGTGCTCTGGTGGCCACGATGACGCCACCCTGGCACGtctgcagacagagctggaCATGGTGAAGATCAGCAAG GATCCTAGTAAAATTCCACGGTGgctaaaaattaacaaaatctaCTACCCAGACTTCATTGTCCCAGATCCAAAG AAAGCCCCGGTGTGGGAGATCACGGGCGCCGAGTTCTCGCGGGCCGAGGCGCACACCGCGGACGGGATCTCCATCCGCTTCCCGCGCTGCACCCGCATCCGCGACGACAAGGACTGGCAGACTGCCAccaacctgcagcagctcaag GAGCTGTACCAGCTCTCCAAGGAGAAGGCTGATTTCAGTGTTGCAGCCGGGGAGGAAGACGAgtccacagctggcagcagtggagAGAATGATGGGAATTCCAGGTCTTCCACACCTCATAGCAGTATTAAGAGTCCCCCAAGCAAGTCACCTGCAAAATCCGAGAAGGCAGAAG acAGCAAAGGAGTCATTGGATCCCCTCAAAAACCCGAGGAGAAACgaggggagaagagaaaagcatCTGAGATGGAAGACAATGGAAAAAAG CCGCTGCTGGACATTTTCACGGGGGTGAAGCTCTACCTGGCGCCCTCCGTGCCGGACTTTGCCCGCATCCGCCGCTACTTCATCGCCTTCGACGGGGACCTGGTGGAGGAGTTCGACACGGCCTCGGCCACCCACGCCATCGGGGACATCGACGACAACCCCGGGGCGCAGCGGGTGACTCCCAGGTGGATCTGGGAGTGCATCCGCAAGCGCAGGCTGGTGGCGCCGTGCTAG
- the LIG3 gene encoding DNA ligase 3 isoform X2: MPAGGRTLSHAARALGRGTALLCLRPQLPLPRPFRRSAAASPGCRCRLLFQPVPVPSPQPRGAAGAGPLCLPVGGWLRSACAAAGDMAEQRYCVDYAKRGTAGCKKCKEKIVKGMVRIGKIVPNPFTESGGDMKEWYHVKCIFEKLDKARATTKKIEDITDLEGWEELQDEEKETINKYISEANSKTGGTPKKKVIVQAKLTATGQLTTKDPPKKFSGFSAKPKNSEDAAANCAQKLSLSAARCDPQHKDCLLREFRKLCAMVAEKPSYNVKTQIIQDFLRKGSAGDGFHGDVYLTIKMLLPGVIKIVYNLNDKQIVKLFSRIFNCNQEEMIRDLEQGDVSETIRIFFEQSRTCPPAAKSLLTIQEVDEFLIQLSKLTKEDDQQSVLQQISRRCTGNDLKCIIRLIKHDLKMNAGAKHVLDALDPNAYEAFKASRNLQDVVERVLQNQQEAEKVPGLKKTLSVQASLMTPVQPMLAEACKSIEYAMKKCPNGMYAEIKYDGERVQVHKNGDHFSYFSRSLKPVLPHKVAHFKDFIPQAFPGGQSMILDSEVLLIDNKTGKPLPFGTLGVHKKAAFQDANVCLFVFDCIYFNDVSLMDRPLCERRKFLHDNMVEIPNRILFSEMKHVTKASDLADMITRVIREGLEGLVLKDIKGNYEPGKRHWLKVKKDYLNEGAMADTADLVVLGAFYGQGSKGGMMSIFLMGCYDPKSEKWCTVTKCSGGHDDATLARLQTELDMVKISKDPSKIPRWLKINKIYYPDFIVPDPKKAPVWEITGAEFSRAEAHTADGISIRFPRCTRIRDDKDWQTATNLQQLKELYQLSKEKADFSVAAGEEDESTAGSSGENDGNSRSSTPHSSIKSPPSKSPAKSEKAEDSKGVIGSPQKPEEKRGEKRKASEMEDNGKKQPLLDIFTGVKLYLAPSVPDFARIRRYFIAFDGDLVEEFDTASATHAIGDIDDNPGAQRVTPRWIWECIRKRRLVAPC, encoded by the exons ATGCCCGCGGGCGGCCGGACGCTGTCACACGCTGCCCGCGCTCTCGGCAGGGGCACGGCGCTGCTCTGCCTTCGCCCGCAGCTGCCCTTGCCCAGACCGTTCCGCCGCTCTGCCGCAGCGAGCCCCGGGTGCCGGTGCCGGCTGCTGTTCCAGCCTGTCCCCGTGCCatccccgcagccccgcggcgctgccggcgcgGGTCCCCTGTGCCTGCCGGTGGGCGGCTGGCTGCGCTCGGCCTGCGCGGCGGCCGGGGACATGGCGGAGCAGCGGTACTGCGTGGACTATGCCAAGCGAGGCACCGCCGGCTGCAAGAAGTGCAAGGAGAAGATCGTGAAGGGCATGGTGCGCATTGGGAAGATCGTTCCCAATCCTTTCACCGAGTCCGGGGGGGACATGAAGGAGTGGTACCATGTCAAGTGCATCTTTGAGAAGCTGGACAAGGCCCGGGCCACCACAAAGAAAATTGAAGATATCACAGACTTGGAGGgatgggaagagctgcaggatgaggagaaagaaacaatCAACAAGTACATTTCAG AAGCCAATTCCAAGACTGGAGGTACCCCGAAGAAGAAGGTGATAGTGCAGGCAAAACTCACTGCCACAGGACAGCTGACCACAAAAGATCCACCAAAGAAATTCTCTGGATTCTCTG CCAAGCCAAAGAATTCAGAAGATGCTGCTGCGAACTGTGCCCAGAAGCTCAGCCTGTCTGCAGCCAGGTGTGACCCCCAGCACAAGGACTGCCTGCTGCGCGAGTTCCGCAAGCTCTGCGCCATGGTGGCTGAGAAGCCGAGCTACAACGTGAAAACCCAGATCATCCAGGACTTCCTCAGGAAGGGATCTGCAGGAG atgGTTTTCATGGTGATGTATACCTGACCATTAAGATGCTGTTACCGGGTGTCATTAAAATAGTTTACAACTTGAATGATAAGCAGATTGTAAAGCTGTTCAGCAGGATTTTTAACTGCAACCAGGAAGAAATGATCCGGGACCTGGAGCAG GGAGATGTTTCTGAGACCATACGGATCTTCTTCGAGCAGAGCAGGACCTGTCCTCCGGCAGCCAAGAGCCTCCTGACCATCCAGGAGGTCGACGAGTTCCTCATCCAGCTGTCCAAGCTCACCAAGGAGGATGACCAGCAGAGTGTCCTGCAGCAGATCAGTCGCAG GTGTACGGGCAATGACCTGAAGTGCATCATCAGGCTAATTAAGCATGACTTGAAAATGAATGCTGGAGCAAAGCACGT GTTGGATGCTCTGGATCCCAACGCCTACGAGGCGTTCAAGGCCTCGCGGAACCTGCAGGACGTGGTGGAGCGTGTGCTGCAGAAccagcaggaggcagagaaggTGCCGGGGCTCAAGAAGACCCTGAGCGTGCAGGCCTCACTCATGACCCCAGTGCAGCCCATGCTG GCTGAGGCCTGCAAGTCCATCGAGTACGCCATGAAGAAGTGTCCCAACGGGATGTACGCCGAGATCAAGTACGACGGCGAGCGCGTGCAGGTGCACAAGAACGGGGATCACTTCAGCTACTTCAGCAGGAGCCTCAAGCCTGTGCTCCCCCACAAA gtAGCCCATTTCAAGGATTTCATCCCCCAGGCTTTCCCTGGTGGGCAGAGTATGATTCTGGATTCAGAAGTTCTCCTGATTGACAACAAAACTGGCAAGCCACTTCCTTTTGGGACTCTCGGTGTgcacaag aaagctgctttccaggatGCCAACGTTTGCCTCTTCGTGTTTGACTGCATCTACTTCAATGACGTCAGCCTGATGGACAG GCCCCTCTGTGAACGGCGCAAGTTCCTCCACGACAACATGGTGGAGATCCCCAACAGGATCCTGTTCTCAGAGATGAAACATGTCACA AAAGCTTCAGATCTGGCAGACATGATCACCCGGGTCATCCGggaggggctggaagggctggtGCTGAAGGATATAAAG GGTAATTATGAGCCAGGGAAACGCCACTGGCTGAAGGTGAAGAAGGATTATCTCAACGAGGGGGCAATGGCTGACACTGCTGacctggtggtgctgggggcTTTCTATGGACAAGGCAGTAAAG gtggGATGATGTCCATCTTCCTCATGGGCTGCTACGACCCCAAGAGTGAGAAGTGGTGCACGGTGACCAAGTGCTCTGGTGGCCACGATGACGCCACCCTGGCACGtctgcagacagagctggaCATGGTGAAGATCAGCAAG GATCCTAGTAAAATTCCACGGTGgctaaaaattaacaaaatctaCTACCCAGACTTCATTGTCCCAGATCCAAAG AAAGCCCCGGTGTGGGAGATCACGGGCGCCGAGTTCTCGCGGGCCGAGGCGCACACCGCGGACGGGATCTCCATCCGCTTCCCGCGCTGCACCCGCATCCGCGACGACAAGGACTGGCAGACTGCCAccaacctgcagcagctcaag GAGCTGTACCAGCTCTCCAAGGAGAAGGCTGATTTCAGTGTTGCAGCCGGGGAGGAAGACGAgtccacagctggcagcagtggagAGAATGATGGGAATTCCAGGTCTTCCACACCTCATAGCAGTATTAAGAGTCCCCCAAGCAAGTCACCTGCAAAATCCGAGAAGGCAGAAG acAGCAAAGGAGTCATTGGATCCCCTCAAAAACCCGAGGAGAAACgaggggagaagagaaaagcatCTGAGATGGAAGACAATGGAAAAAAG CAGCCGCTGCTGGACATTTTCACGGGGGTGAAGCTCTACCTGGCGCCCTCCGTGCCGGACTTTGCCCGCATCCGCCGCTACTTCATCGCCTTCGACGGGGACCTGGTGGAGGAGTTCGACACGGCCTCGGCCACCCACGCCATCGGGGACATCGACGACAACCCCGGGGCGCAGCGGGTGACTCCCAGGTGGATCTGGGAGTGCATCCGCAAGCGCAGGCTGGTGGCGCCGTGCTAG
- the LIG3 gene encoding DNA ligase 3 isoform X1 translates to MPAGGRTLSHAARALGRGTALLCLRPQLPLPRPFRRSAAASPGCRCRLLFQPVPVPSPQPRGAAGAGPLCLPVGGWLRSACAAAGDMAEQRYCVDYAKRGTAGCKKCKEKIVKGMVRIGKIVPNPFTESGGDMKEWYHVKCIFEKLDKARATTKKIEDITDLEGWEELQDEEKETINKYISEANSKTGGTPKKKVIVQAKLTATGQLTTKDPPKKFSGFSAKPKNSEDAAANCAQKLSLSAARCDPQHKDCLLREFRKLCAMVAEKPSYNVKTQIIQDFLRKGSAGDGFHGDVYLTIKMLLPGVIKIVYNLNDKQIVKLFSRIFNCNQEEMIRDLEQGDVSETIRIFFEQSRTCPPAAKSLLTIQEVDEFLIQLSKLTKEDDQQSVLQQISRRCTGNDLKCIIRLIKHDLKMNAGAKHVLDALDPNAYEAFKASRNLQDVVERVLQNQQEAEKVPGLKKTLSVQASLMTPVQPMLAEACKSIEYAMKKCPNGMYAEIKYDGERVQVHKNGDHFSYFSRSLKPVLPHKVAHFKDFIPQAFPGGQSMILDSEVLLIDNKTGKPLPFGTLGVHKKAAFQDANVCLFVFDCIYFNDVSLMDRPLCERRKFLHDNMVEIPNRILFSEMKHVTKASDLADMITRVIREGLEGLVLKDIKGNYEPGKRHWLKVKKDYLNEGAMADTADLVVLGAFYGQGSKGGMMSIFLMGCYDPKSEKWCTVTKCSGGHDDATLARLQTELDMVKISKDPSKIPRWLKINKIYYPDFIVPDPKKAPVWEITGAEFSRAEAHTADGISIRFPRCTRIRDDKDWQTATNLQQLKELYQLSKEKADFSVAAGEEDESTAGSSGENDGNSRSSTPHSSIKSPPSKSPAKSEKAEDSKGVIGSPQKPEEKRGEKRKASEMEDNGKKAAAAGHFHGGEALPGALRAGLCPHPPLLHRLRRGPGGGVRHGLGHPRHRGHRRQPRGAAGDSQVDLGVHPQAQAGGAVLARGAVLAQSRREQGAGGNGRRSSVEGWRDRSALRSSRSTPEQPCGMN, encoded by the exons ATGCCCGCGGGCGGCCGGACGCTGTCACACGCTGCCCGCGCTCTCGGCAGGGGCACGGCGCTGCTCTGCCTTCGCCCGCAGCTGCCCTTGCCCAGACCGTTCCGCCGCTCTGCCGCAGCGAGCCCCGGGTGCCGGTGCCGGCTGCTGTTCCAGCCTGTCCCCGTGCCatccccgcagccccgcggcgctgccggcgcgGGTCCCCTGTGCCTGCCGGTGGGCGGCTGGCTGCGCTCGGCCTGCGCGGCGGCCGGGGACATGGCGGAGCAGCGGTACTGCGTGGACTATGCCAAGCGAGGCACCGCCGGCTGCAAGAAGTGCAAGGAGAAGATCGTGAAGGGCATGGTGCGCATTGGGAAGATCGTTCCCAATCCTTTCACCGAGTCCGGGGGGGACATGAAGGAGTGGTACCATGTCAAGTGCATCTTTGAGAAGCTGGACAAGGCCCGGGCCACCACAAAGAAAATTGAAGATATCACAGACTTGGAGGgatgggaagagctgcaggatgaggagaaagaaacaatCAACAAGTACATTTCAG AAGCCAATTCCAAGACTGGAGGTACCCCGAAGAAGAAGGTGATAGTGCAGGCAAAACTCACTGCCACAGGACAGCTGACCACAAAAGATCCACCAAAGAAATTCTCTGGATTCTCTG CCAAGCCAAAGAATTCAGAAGATGCTGCTGCGAACTGTGCCCAGAAGCTCAGCCTGTCTGCAGCCAGGTGTGACCCCCAGCACAAGGACTGCCTGCTGCGCGAGTTCCGCAAGCTCTGCGCCATGGTGGCTGAGAAGCCGAGCTACAACGTGAAAACCCAGATCATCCAGGACTTCCTCAGGAAGGGATCTGCAGGAG atgGTTTTCATGGTGATGTATACCTGACCATTAAGATGCTGTTACCGGGTGTCATTAAAATAGTTTACAACTTGAATGATAAGCAGATTGTAAAGCTGTTCAGCAGGATTTTTAACTGCAACCAGGAAGAAATGATCCGGGACCTGGAGCAG GGAGATGTTTCTGAGACCATACGGATCTTCTTCGAGCAGAGCAGGACCTGTCCTCCGGCAGCCAAGAGCCTCCTGACCATCCAGGAGGTCGACGAGTTCCTCATCCAGCTGTCCAAGCTCACCAAGGAGGATGACCAGCAGAGTGTCCTGCAGCAGATCAGTCGCAG GTGTACGGGCAATGACCTGAAGTGCATCATCAGGCTAATTAAGCATGACTTGAAAATGAATGCTGGAGCAAAGCACGT GTTGGATGCTCTGGATCCCAACGCCTACGAGGCGTTCAAGGCCTCGCGGAACCTGCAGGACGTGGTGGAGCGTGTGCTGCAGAAccagcaggaggcagagaaggTGCCGGGGCTCAAGAAGACCCTGAGCGTGCAGGCCTCACTCATGACCCCAGTGCAGCCCATGCTG GCTGAGGCCTGCAAGTCCATCGAGTACGCCATGAAGAAGTGTCCCAACGGGATGTACGCCGAGATCAAGTACGACGGCGAGCGCGTGCAGGTGCACAAGAACGGGGATCACTTCAGCTACTTCAGCAGGAGCCTCAAGCCTGTGCTCCCCCACAAA gtAGCCCATTTCAAGGATTTCATCCCCCAGGCTTTCCCTGGTGGGCAGAGTATGATTCTGGATTCAGAAGTTCTCCTGATTGACAACAAAACTGGCAAGCCACTTCCTTTTGGGACTCTCGGTGTgcacaag aaagctgctttccaggatGCCAACGTTTGCCTCTTCGTGTTTGACTGCATCTACTTCAATGACGTCAGCCTGATGGACAG GCCCCTCTGTGAACGGCGCAAGTTCCTCCACGACAACATGGTGGAGATCCCCAACAGGATCCTGTTCTCAGAGATGAAACATGTCACA AAAGCTTCAGATCTGGCAGACATGATCACCCGGGTCATCCGggaggggctggaagggctggtGCTGAAGGATATAAAG GGTAATTATGAGCCAGGGAAACGCCACTGGCTGAAGGTGAAGAAGGATTATCTCAACGAGGGGGCAATGGCTGACACTGCTGacctggtggtgctgggggcTTTCTATGGACAAGGCAGTAAAG gtggGATGATGTCCATCTTCCTCATGGGCTGCTACGACCCCAAGAGTGAGAAGTGGTGCACGGTGACCAAGTGCTCTGGTGGCCACGATGACGCCACCCTGGCACGtctgcagacagagctggaCATGGTGAAGATCAGCAAG GATCCTAGTAAAATTCCACGGTGgctaaaaattaacaaaatctaCTACCCAGACTTCATTGTCCCAGATCCAAAG AAAGCCCCGGTGTGGGAGATCACGGGCGCCGAGTTCTCGCGGGCCGAGGCGCACACCGCGGACGGGATCTCCATCCGCTTCCCGCGCTGCACCCGCATCCGCGACGACAAGGACTGGCAGACTGCCAccaacctgcagcagctcaag GAGCTGTACCAGCTCTCCAAGGAGAAGGCTGATTTCAGTGTTGCAGCCGGGGAGGAAGACGAgtccacagctggcagcagtggagAGAATGATGGGAATTCCAGGTCTTCCACACCTCATAGCAGTATTAAGAGTCCCCCAAGCAAGTCACCTGCAAAATCCGAGAAGGCAGAAG acAGCAAAGGAGTCATTGGATCCCCTCAAAAACCCGAGGAGAAACgaggggagaagagaaaagcatCTGAGATGGAAGACAATGGAAAAAA AGCAGCCGCTGCTGGACATTTTCACGGGGGTGAAGCTCTACCTGGCGCCCTCCGTGCCGGACTTTGCCCGCATCCGCCGCTACTTCATCGCCTTCGACGGGGACCTGGTGGAGGAGTTCGACACGGCCTCGGCCACCCACGCCATCGGGGACATCGACGACAACCCCGGGGCGCAGCGGGTGACTCCCAGGTGGATCTGGGAGTGCATCCGCAAGCGCAGGCTGGTGGCGCCGTGCTAGCACGgggggcagtgctggcacagagccGCCGGGAACAGGGAGCTGGAGGGAACGGGAGGAGATCCTCCGTGGAGGGGTGGAGGGACAGAAGTGCCCTCAGAAGTAGCCGCAGCactccagagcagccctgtggaaTGAATTGA